In Hemicordylus capensis ecotype Gifberg chromosome 4, rHemCap1.1.pri, whole genome shotgun sequence, the genomic window CAACATATGTACTGTGGCCTATACATTTAATAACACTGACTCCCATTCTTATAGTGATGTGTatgaactggtctggaggccatgttagaggcctccaaactggttcagaacctGGCCAGTCCGGTGGGGAgagtctagctttaagggtgggagggggtagtacttacccctcccgccgctcttccccctccagcactgcacttaaaagcaaagttctgggggcggcagcgttccttcctgctgcccctggccccgtcgttgccTGGCAAAAGTGGAAGTTGCCAGCACTCATGTGCTCATTGCGGCGCGCACGTGGCCATCGCCACTGTGTGCACGCCACACACGTCACATGTTGTGTGCGCACACAATGTGTGACGTGTGCAGCGCACAGGGCAGTGGCGGGCACGCACAGCAACGGGTGCATGCATGCAGGCAACTTCTGCTTTTGCCAGGCAACgatggggccaggggcggcagggaggaatgctgccgcccccaaaactttgcttttaagtgcagcgccggagggggaagagtgacgggggggggaagtactaccccctcccgcccttaaagctagactccccccagtgccggaccatgcctccgtggttccatgcacatccctacattcttaTTGGGAGCAAGGCCCTTGATGGCTGCAGGAGGGAACAAGCACAGTCAACTGCCACATCCTATGGACTTCTCTTGCAAGGTCACAGAAAATGCCACTAAGGAGCTCTAAGGGCAAGTTCACACAATTAGCAGCAAGTGTAGTTGGTGTAAACTGCCAGTTCCCAGCGAGCATTTGCTCCCATCACAAGCTAGTATTTCCACTCCTTTCCTATTGTCTGAAGCTGCTAATGTCTGTTTCCCAAGCAACACTTTTCTCTGGGAACCCAACATCGGTAACCAACTTCATCACAACTAAGTCCTCACTAGTAGTTTGAAAATATTTTGCTTTCTTTAGCTAGTGGATCACGTGATGAATGctactgttttaaaaattaatccaGAAAAGCAAGTCTGGAACATCAAGTAAAAAAATATGGATCAGCACATATATATGCTTGGACTTtaattctatgcatgcttacttgggaggaaaCTCCATTGAATTTCATAGGACTTttgagtgcataggattgcattgtaAGGCTCTTGGCCATAGTGTACTTGAAAGATGTTCCAATGGGACTTTACATATTTTCAGAGTCATTTCATTACAAGGCTCTTGACTGTCTTACTGTCTTCTTGTAAAGAAGTAAAAATGGTTGTGCTCTGATGGTGATCTTGTTTCTCTGCACTAATATATGGCTGTGGTCTTACTGCGTAATTGCAGCTTAGTTGTGTGTGATATCCTTAATATTATCCTGAGTTAATGTTTCAGTGACATTATTGGAATGCAAGTTAAGAATTATGTGAATTGAAAATGTAATCCAATTATTTTGTTGTCAACAAAGACTGTTCTGCTTGATCAATCTCAGTTTCTGACCTACTCTTTCTATTTGCAGAATTGAAGATGCTGATATTTCTGAGAAAAGTgcaaatgaagaaaatggggataTTTCAGAAGGAGAACAACCTCAAAATAAGCACAGCCGgcataaaaaaaagaaacataaacaccGAGgcaaacataagaaacataaacaTTCTTCAGAAGAAGACAAGGACAAAAAGCATAAACATAGGCataaacataagaaacataaacgAAAGGAGATTCTTGATGCCTCGGACAAAGAAGATGGTCCAACAAAAAGAACTAAAATTGATTTCTTAGCTCCTCTAGAAGACTTAGAGAAACAAAGAGCATTGCTAAAAGCTGAACTTGAAAATGAGTTGATGGAAGGAAAGGTTCAGTCTGGAATGGGATTAATATTACAGGGCTATGAGTCTggttctgaggaagagggagaaatcAATGACAAGGTGAGAAATGGGGCTAGATCTACAACTAGATCATCAAACAAGGGGAAACCAGAAATTGTGGACAATAAAACTAGTTCAAAGAAACGGAGTAGGAGCAGGTCAAAAGAAAGGACTCGACACAGAACtgataaaaagaaaagcaagacaggaattgatggaataaaagagaaaacaaataGAAGCAAatcaaaggagagaagaaaatcAAAAAGCCCATCTAAAAAAACCAAGTCTCAAGACCAAGTAGGAAAATCAAAATCTCCAACTCTTAAAAGGCGCTCTCAAGAGAAAAATAGGAAGTCCAAGTCTCCTCCAGAGGAGAAGGCTAAAGCAGAAGATAAGATAAAGTCAAGAGATCGTAAAAAATCTCCAGTTGTTAATGAAAGCAAAAGTAGAGATCATGGCAAAAAATCCAAATCTCCAGTAGAGCAAAGAAGCAAATCCAAAGACACACGATCAAGGTCCAAAGATCGAAAATCCAGGAGGTCAGAGGTTGAGAAAGAAAAGAAGCCTATTAAATCGCCTTCTAAAGATGCTTCATCCGGGAAAGAAAACAAGTCTCCAAATAGAAGACCTGGTCGCAGCCCTAAAGGAAGAAGTTTGTCTCCAAAACCACGAGATAAGCTAAGGCGCAGTAGATCACCTCTCCTTAATGATCGCAGATCTAAACAGAGTAAATCCCCATCTCGAAATCGGTCTCCTGTtaggagagcaaagagcagatcagtagagagaaaaagaagagaatcgGAAAGGAGACGGTTTTCTTCTCCCAGGTGATTTTAATGAAACTAGGGATATATATGCATTAAAAAGAGAGATGAGAACTAGGTTTTCAGAAATCAGTTATCACCTCTGAGAATCCCCTCTGGATATGGCTGTCAGAAGAATCggatggcccagttcagatgtcatgtgaaACTAAGGTTTCATGCAGTGTTAAGTGAGCCTTGGGCTTTGATGTTCCTTGCCTTTTGTGGAGGAAGTTTTAAACTTCCAGTCCTGGTTTGGAACAGACTGAGATTTGCTGTGATGTCCAGAGGTAGAAAATCCCAGCTTGTTCTAAGCAGAGTTTATGAACTAGCCAGGATACAAAACTGGATGAATttcatatcctggcttgttctcaATTCTAGCTAGAGCAATCCAGAACTTGCTACATCTGGACATCTTGGGAAATCCTGATTTGTACGAAACCAGGACCAGAAGTTTAAAACTTCCTTTGCTTGTGCACAATGGAGGAACATGTGAACCCAAGACTTATGTACATTGCACAAAACCGTGATTAAACTTCAAATATGATtggtaaataaaaataattttatgtaattatgGGCCTGTAATAGCATGAAATTTTGTTACTAATTTATTGCTTTTGCAATAAAATGTAGATTCACACACAATGCCAAACAGTGATTTCATGTTACAGGATGAGCCTTGTTCTCTATCCTCACTTTGTGTGCCCCACTTAATGAATTATATCCTGGTTTGCAGCAGACCATAGTTTCGCATTGCATTCCAAACTGGTAAGGTATGGTTTGTGTTTGCTCTGCAATTCAGGATTAAATTCTGGTTTCCCGTAGTGTCAGATAATGACTTAGTGTTATGTGTGAGCTGATGCATTGTTGGTTTTTACAGCAGTGCCATTCTCTTGATTTTGGTGGAAATTGTTTTCTCATTATGGACTCTGGAAAACCAGATTACCCCCTTTTGCACATCtggttttctagattgtgaggaAGGTGGTAGTGAAAAATGCTTCATAAAAGAGAATTCAGAGGTCCATATATTTTGCTGGTCATTAAACCTAGTCTTGCTTTTTGGATGCCTTTTGTttaaagcaggactgcacaactttggccctcctacagatgttggactattactcccatgatccccaacttTTGGTTActatggctggggaagatgggagttgtagtccaaaacctgcTGGTTTAAAGGAATGGATGGTTACCTgtagatttattgatttatttaatttatcaaatttataccccgcccaaacttctgtctctgggcagccaacaacaattaaaacacatataaaagttaaaacagttcaacataaaacgcatataaagttaaaacaatacaataattaaaaagccataaaattaaactaacagtattttttattaaaaacctgaaaaagcttgggttaaaaaaagagcttttcaaatgtttttttaaaatagccagagatggggaggatcgtaactcagcagggagcgcattccacaatctcggggcagcaaccgagaaggcccgtctgtgtgtgaccaccaaatgagttggcggtagctggagacggacctcctcagacagATATGTCTATGGGTAGCTGCTAACCATGATAGTTGAGTTGAAACTTGATTTTCAGAGACACTATACTACTGACCATAAAATGCTGGAGATCAACCAGAGAAAGAGACAAGCAGCGATAGGCTCTGCTTTTGAATTTGATTGTCATATAAGCCTGGCCACAGGTAGCAGATTTAATGCTGAGCTAGGTGCCTCAAGCTCACTATGGCATTTCTTATGTGTTTATAGAACATTAGTTATCCTTAAAACTGTGTCATTCtcaaaagcagtgttccctctaacagggatccccagatgttgctgattacaactcccagaatccctgcattggcttttgtttggggattatgggagttgtagtcaacaacatctgggaatccatgttagaggggacactgctcataagccagaatttggtcCTGGTTTTGTAAATTTTTCCATTCTTTCGTGGTGTACGGACTAAACCACAAATGTAGTTCTCAAGCTGCTCTGTCAGACTCTCTTTAGGAACTTTATATTTAGAACTGTTAGGGGGCACTTCAGTGTTCCTCTGTTCAATATAATTATACCAGTATATGTGGACACTAATGTATTGATCAGTGTAGTCTCATATGTATATATACTAAACACATTACTTTAAAATGAaactcattaatttcagtggaacttacttctactTAGGGCCAAGCCACACATTACTTTAAATGAACAGTTCATCCTtgcatgtgtttttaaaattctgtaGTGGCTGTGGAAGTGGGAGCAATCTGGCTGTGGGGTTATTTAGCCCTTTCACTCACGCTACAGTTTAGATTAAAACTATACCCTTATAGATAAGTTGCTATTGATGCCAATGGGCCTTCAAGagagcaaaaaaaccccatcttttcagcctggctcttAATAATAATTAACTGGTTTTTTAATGGGGGTAAAACTAGTTTTAGGTTAATATTTTAACTACTTTTGTGTTTTTATGTTAATACTAGCTGacttggcacagagcatctgcgcccctagttcatcCTGTCCTTCTTTCTGGCCGGCCCGGGGGTGggcgctctccctccccaccGGCCAGCCCAGGGGCGggtgccattttctctctccatacCCGTCgctagtctggcagctgctcgcaaactctcgcgagagctgccacgcatgggattagcaatgggtactcctaggagaaataaatatatagaagattttAAGTGGTTTGAatttttaatataaaccaccctgagctgctttacgatgggcagtatataaattaaataaatgggaGATTCCTTCCCAGGGCTAACAGCTTTTGAGTGGGGAAGAAAGAATTTTCATAAGGAATGTAATGTGAGTACAAAGGATTATATATCTTTTCCCTGTGCACAGGGTCCTAATCCTgatctcccccttccccattgctgctatttaaaatgaaaaacatgtATGCACACAGATAACTATGCATTAAAAGCAACATGTTGTTTGGCTCTTAGTGTGCTTAGAATTGGGGTATTTGCTGCTCAGGGCCTGTCAAATTACAATTGATACTAAATGTGTCATTTGTGTTtctaaaagaaatttaaaatagcTATGGGGAGGATCATCAGCATTGGAACCACAGCATGTGGGGAGGAGACAGTaggtccccccacccttttttgcaTCATGGTTCcaaagaaaatggccactgcccaGACAAAGTTGTATTTTTCCTTGAAATGAAAGTTTCAATTGATGCCTGTGATAATAAACATATTAAAAACGGGTTACTTTTTAAATGGGGCATTAGAGAAGTCTTGATATTTCTATTGTGTGCATCCACTAGAGGCATTTCCCCTTAACAATTGAATTTCAACTTGAGCTTTCATAAAGAACTGTGGCTGTTTTTTGTATGCTCCTATTTTTACAATATTTCTTCTCCCAACTTCAAGAACACGTGCTAGAGATGATCTCCTCTCTAGACGTGAGAGATCAAAAGACACCAGTCCACCTAGGTGGTCTCCATCTAGAAGAAGATCCAGATCTCCCATTCGACGAAGATCGCGCTCACCTCTTCGACGTAGCCGGTCTCCAAGAAGGAGGAGTAGATCTCCTCGAAGAAGGTATGtatgctgcaattctgtacaataatttataaataaaaataattgttttatgttaactaaTAACCATTCTTTTAAGAAGTTGTTCTCCCTCTCGCCTTCCTGAGCTGTATGTTTGGCTAATTCCATAATTATCTTACCCTTCGTTTCAGATTAGTACAGTATCTGattttactgttgttgttttcccAACAAAAAGCACATTAGTGCCTTGATCCATATCATGGATTCTGTCTAGCTGCTACACCAAGGCCAGCAGAATATATCCCATTCTAAACATTTTTACTCCTAGATGGAATTGAtatgaatttaaaaacaataatttcaAGACTAAACACAGGAGTTACTTATGTGTTCATCTAAAAGATAAATGTCATATTTTCCACAGCTTTcttccattttttgtttttaaatttcaggGATAGGGGTCGACGTAGTAGATCTCGTCTTAGGAGGAGATCCCGGTCACGGGGTGGCCATAGACGGAGGAGTAGGAGCAAAATAGAAGATAAGTTTAAAGGAAGTCTTTCTGAAGGGATGAAGGTTGAGCAAGAATCCTCATCAGATGAAAAGTAAGAACTGAATTTTATTGCCCCATGTTGTAATGTCCCATAAAAGTATAGTCCTAGAAGTAAATTCATGTAAAGAATTAAattattttgttcttcttttAATGTTTATAGTCGGGTATCCGCAGTTCTATTCACCACAAGCATTCTGTTGTCTTCTGGTGAGCATGATGAGAGCAGTTGCAGTCTTTATCTCCAGCTTGGGAAAGAtcctcacccctctctctggctctATGCTAGAAGAGGGGCAGGGTTGCCTTTTTTGGTgctgggctgcctctgtatgtcaAGTACTTTGATAGTCTAGTGCCCAAATGATAACCCCTAGCTCTTTTGAGATGGAGAGAAAAGTTGGAGCTTCTCCCTGGGCT contains:
- the PRPF4B gene encoding serine/threonine-protein kinase PRP4 homolog — protein: MAAAAVVESGLRGRGIEDADISEKSANEENGDISEGEQPQNKHSRHKKKKHKHRGKHKKHKHSSEEDKDKKHKHRHKHKKHKRKEILDASDKEDGPTKRTKIDFLAPLEDLEKQRALLKAELENELMEGKVQSGMGLILQGYESGSEEEGEINDKVRNGARSTTRSSNKGKPEIVDNKTSSKKRSRSRSKERTRHRTDKKKSKTGIDGIKEKTNRSKSKERRKSKSPSKKTKSQDQVGKSKSPTLKRRSQEKNRKSKSPPEEKAKAEDKIKSRDRKKSPVVNESKSRDHGKKSKSPVEQRSKSKDTRSRSKDRKSRRSEVEKEKKPIKSPSKDASSGKENKSPNRRPGRSPKGRSLSPKPRDKLRRSRSPLLNDRRSKQSKSPSRNRSPVRRAKSRSVERKRRESERRRFSSPRTRARDDLLSRRERSKDTSPPRWSPSRRRSRSPIRRRSRSPLRRSRSPRRRSRSPRRRDRGRRSRSRLRRRSRSRGGHRRRSRSKIEDKFKGSLSEGMKVEQESSSDENLEDFDVEEEDEEALIEQRRLQRQAIVQKYKYLAEDSNMSMPSEPSSPQSSTRSRSNSPDDILERVAADVKEYERENVDTFEASVKAKHNLMAVEQTNGSSQKKITAPDMFTESDDMFAAYFDSARLRAAGIGKDFKENPNLRDNWTDAEGYYRVNIGEVLDKRYNVYGYTGQGVFSNVVRARDMARANQEVAVKIIRNNELMQKTGLKELEFLKKLNDADPDDKFHCLRLFRHFYHKQHLCLVFEPLSMNLREVLKKYGKDVGLHIKAVRSYSQQLFLALKLLKRCNILHADIKPDNILVNESKTILKLCDFGSASHVADNDITPYLVSRFYRAPEIIIGKIYDYGIDMWSVGCTLYELYTGKILFPGKTNNHMLKLAMDLKGKMPNKMIRKGVFKDQHFDQNLNFMYIEVDKVTEREKVTVMSTINPTKDLLADLIGCQRLPEDQRKKVHQLKDLLDQILMLDPAKRISINQALQHAFIQEKI